One segment of Dolichospermum sp. DET69 DNA contains the following:
- a CDS encoding efflux RND transporter periplasmic adaptor subunit has protein sequence MIFYIEIPFIGKKVKYPWRWLMGLIASGVLIVGTTATIKSIQQKNRPIDVTKLTIPVETKSVTVRITASGKVQPVQSVNISPKSPGLLAALNVEQGDTVKKGQIIARMDNSEIKMRIIQYKANLEQAKAQLAESQAGSRPEEIAQGKARVDQAQAQLAITRDGNRLQEIQQAQAQVDSAKASVELTQARVKRYQDLAKNGAISQDSLEQYISENSKAKANLEEAQRRLSLLKVGNRNQDIQKQEAIVNQEKEGLRKLENGNRPQEIARFKAAVASAEAQVKQQQVQLEDTILRAPFSGIVTQRYATVGAYVSPAISASSDASATSTSIVALAKGLEIIAKVPEVDIPQIKLGQKVEILIDAYPEEIFQGQVRLIAPEAVVEQNVTSFQVRVAINTGAGKLRSGMNVSEVTFIGNKIENALLIPQELIVTQKGKTGVWLLGEKNKPQFRIVTIGANIDNQIQVLDGLKAGERVFIDLPKEKGGKPEK, from the coding sequence ATGATTTTTTACATAGAAATTCCCTTTATTGGCAAAAAAGTTAAATATCCATGGCGTTGGTTAATGGGTTTAATAGCCAGTGGTGTCTTAATTGTGGGAACAACAGCCACGATTAAAAGCATACAGCAAAAAAATCGTCCCATAGATGTTACTAAATTAACTATTCCTGTAGAAACAAAAAGCGTAACTGTCCGCATTACTGCTAGTGGGAAAGTCCAACCAGTTCAAAGTGTCAATATTAGTCCTAAAAGTCCAGGATTATTGGCAGCTTTAAATGTTGAACAGGGGGATACTGTCAAAAAAGGACAAATTATTGCTCGTATGGATAATTCGGAAATTAAAATGCGAATTATCCAATACAAAGCTAATTTAGAACAAGCAAAAGCACAATTAGCAGAAAGTCAAGCCGGAAGTCGTCCCGAAGAAATTGCCCAAGGAAAAGCCCGTGTAGACCAAGCACAGGCACAATTAGCGATTACCCGTGATGGCAATCGTTTGCAAGAAATTCAACAAGCACAGGCTCAAGTAGACTCAGCAAAAGCTTCTGTAGAACTAACTCAAGCTAGGGTGAAACGTTATCAAGATTTGGCTAAAAATGGAGCTATTTCTCAAGATAGTTTAGAACAATATATCAGTGAAAATAGTAAGGCCAAGGCTAATTTAGAAGAAGCTCAACGGCGATTATCTTTACTGAAAGTAGGCAACCGCAACCAAGATATTCAAAAGCAAGAAGCAATAGTTAATCAGGAAAAAGAAGGATTACGAAAATTAGAAAATGGTAATCGTCCCCAAGAAATTGCTAGATTCAAAGCAGCGGTAGCTAGTGCAGAAGCTCAGGTAAAACAACAACAAGTCCAATTAGAAGATACAATTCTCCGCGCTCCTTTTTCAGGTATTGTTACTCAGAGATATGCCACTGTGGGGGCTTATGTGAGTCCGGCAATTTCCGCTTCCAGTGATGCTTCAGCTACCTCAACTTCCATAGTTGCTTTAGCAAAAGGTTTAGAAATTATAGCTAAAGTTCCTGAAGTTGATATTCCTCAAATTAAACTGGGACAAAAAGTAGAAATTTTGATTGATGCCTATCCTGAAGAAATTTTTCAAGGACAGGTACGTTTGATTGCTCCCGAAGCAGTAGTTGAGCAAAATGTGACATCCTTTCAAGTGCGCGTGGCCATTAATACGGGAGCAGGTAAACTGCGTTCAGGGATGAATGTCAGTGAAGTTACATTTATTGGCAATAAAATCGAAAATGCGCTATTAATACCTCAAGAGTTAATTGTTACCCAAAAAGGGAAAACTGGAGTTTGGTTACTGGGTGAAAAAAATAAACCTCAATTTCGGATTGTCACAATTGGAGCTAATATTGATAACCAAATTCAGGTTTTAGATGGTCTTAAAGCTGGAGAAAGGGTGTTTATTGATCTCCCTAAAGAGAAGGGAGGTAAGCCAGAAAAATAG
- a CDS encoding sigma-70 family RNA polymerase sigma factor: protein MQIPHFPEANHPLVKSLFHHSDQELLSLFQQYPDYGKYFTVIFCRYSPIVYTLIRHSARSPVQADYLFALIWRNIYYELGGLDLNQATTETESLTLQNWLINITAFHINEIKLPPTEAIHYALKDTSPPLWCYVEQALDQLPPISRLIVLMAQTFHWSETRIAAYLQAEGEQISPAEVASSLQEGYEMLEDKLPADIRAIYLGEEGI, encoded by the coding sequence GTGCAAATTCCCCATTTTCCCGAAGCTAATCACCCATTGGTGAAGTCGCTATTTCATCATAGTGATCAAGAACTACTGAGTTTATTTCAGCAATATCCAGATTATGGCAAATATTTTACGGTGATTTTTTGCCGTTATAGCCCTATAGTCTACACCTTAATTCGACATTCTGCGCGATCGCCTGTACAAGCTGATTATTTATTTGCCCTCATTTGGCGAAATATCTATTATGAATTAGGTGGACTGGATTTAAACCAAGCAACCACAGAGACAGAATCCTTAACCCTACAAAACTGGTTAATTAACATCACTGCATTTCATATTAACGAGATTAAACTACCACCCACAGAAGCCATTCATTATGCCCTCAAGGATACATCACCACCACTCTGGTGCTATGTAGAACAAGCGTTAGATCAATTACCACCAATATCACGGTTAATCGTCTTAATGGCGCAAACTTTCCATTGGAGTGAAACCAGAATTGCTGCGTATTTACAAGCTGAAGGAGAACAAATTTCCCCGGCTGAAGTCGCCAGTTCTCTTCAAGAAGGTTATGAGATGCTAGAAGATAAATTACCTGCGGATATTCGAGCTATTTACTTAGGCGAAGAGGGGATTTAG
- a CDS encoding ABC transporter permease yields MDILESVKMATTTLLANKLRSSLTMLGIIIGNASVIAMIGIGEGAKTLATKQFESLGPNTLFIIPGSPEGRGRVTSIPRTLVLQDAKAIAKQVRAVKEVAPEINNRTTINYRNRNATTTVIGTTASYPILRTLEIKNGRFFNDFDIKRSKTVAVLGPDLANKLFDNQNPVGQKIRIQNTTFQVIGLTVAKGSSFGNNNDDTAYIPINTMFSRLVGRTSPFGINVSLISVSAKDENSISAAEFQMTNLLRRRHKIVREDDFTIRTQKNLLEITNTITGALTIMLAAIASISLFVGGIGIMNIMLVSVTERTQEIGLRKAIGATQEDILLQFMIEAVILSIAGGVIGIALGGGSILLVGIFSPLQATISPSAVILAASVSGGIGLFFGVVPARRAAQLDPMVALRTA; encoded by the coding sequence ATGGACATCTTAGAAAGCGTGAAAATGGCGACTACTACTTTATTAGCTAATAAGCTCAGAAGTAGTTTGACTATGTTAGGAATTATTATTGGTAATGCTTCAGTAATTGCCATGATTGGGATTGGGGAAGGTGCAAAAACATTAGCAACTAAGCAATTTGAATCATTGGGACCAAATACCTTATTTATTATTCCTGGTAGTCCAGAAGGTCGGGGAAGAGTGACATCAATACCCAGAACTTTGGTTTTACAAGATGCAAAGGCTATAGCGAAACAAGTTCGTGCAGTTAAAGAAGTTGCTCCAGAAATTAATAATAGAACCACAATCAACTACCGGAATAGAAATGCAACTACTACAGTTATTGGTACTACCGCTAGTTACCCAATACTTCGGACTTTAGAAATTAAGAACGGACGGTTTTTTAATGACTTCGATATTAAACGTAGTAAAACAGTAGCCGTATTAGGTCCAGACTTAGCCAACAAATTATTTGACAATCAAAATCCTGTTGGTCAGAAAATACGAATTCAAAATACTACTTTTCAAGTAATTGGCTTAACAGTAGCTAAAGGTTCTTCCTTTGGAAATAATAATGATGATACCGCATATATTCCTATTAATACAATGTTTAGTCGGTTGGTAGGGAGAACATCCCCCTTTGGTATTAATGTTTCTTTAATTTCTGTATCCGCTAAAGATGAAAATAGTATCTCAGCAGCAGAATTTCAAATGACAAACTTACTCCGTCGCAGACACAAAATTGTCCGTGAAGATGATTTCACTATTCGAACCCAAAAGAACCTCTTAGAAATCACTAATACAATTACCGGAGCATTAACAATTATGTTGGCAGCAATAGCCAGTATTTCCTTATTTGTGGGTGGGATTGGGATTATGAATATTATGCTAGTTTCTGTCACCGAACGTACTCAAGAAATTGGACTGCGTAAAGCTATTGGTGCAACTCAAGAAGATATTCTTTTGCAATTCATGATTGAAGCCGTGATATTATCAATAGCTGGTGGTGTAATCGGCATTGCTTTAGGCGGTGGCAGCATTCTTTTAGTTGGGATATTTAGCCCTTTACAAGCTACCATTTCACCAAGTGCAGTTATATTAGCTGCTAGTGTTTCTGGTGGGATTGGTTTATTTTTCGGTGTAGTTCCTGCCCGTCGTGCCGCTCAACTTGACCCAATGGTGGCACTAAGAACAGCGTAA
- a CDS encoding DUF29 domain-containing protein produces the protein MLTIDTNKTLYEQDFYLWIQTTLTVLREGKLEQLDIENLIEEIDSMGRTEKKELKTRLVVLIEHLLKLQYWTQEKDYNARGWRNTVVEQRRQIAYTLADSPSLKGILNDVFLDCYTDARNDTINKYQLPSTLFPKEPSFSLIQVLNADFIP, from the coding sequence ATGCTGACCATTGATACTAATAAAACATTATATGAGCAAGATTTTTACCTATGGATACAAACTACACTTACAGTTTTGAGAGAAGGAAAATTAGAACAATTAGATATTGAGAATTTGATTGAAGAAATTGATAGTATGGGCAGGACTGAAAAGAAAGAATTAAAAACTCGCCTTGTTGTCTTAATTGAACACTTATTAAAACTACAATATTGGACCCAGGAAAAAGATTATAATGCTAGAGGCTGGCGGAATACTGTTGTTGAACAAAGACGACAAATAGCCTATACTCTAGCAGATAGTCCTAGTTTAAAAGGGATTTTAAATGATGTATTTTTAGATTGTTATACAGATGCTAGAAATGATACAATAAATAAATATCAACTCCCCTCGACTTTATTCCCCAAAGAGCCATCTTTCTCTTTAATTCAGGTTCTCAATGCAGATTTCATTCCCTAA
- a CDS encoding glyoxalase-like domain protein: MVIETSSIMSLLSPLTLGSFLPSLPLDSLFSTQGIMIMLLAAYAGAMWMFLSSAPKVYTVMVSDLEVARQLYAGLLDLPVAEVPLHYYYNYEQTIGATGIDPLYMSASPSWSNSTMNNANDGLWYQLKKNTQLHIITGASLGKKDQHRHVCFDHDCLELILMRVELRGLKFKIRNQKPLNFLVKDYDGRVIEMAEVAN; this comes from the coding sequence ATGGTTATAGAAACTAGTTCCATAATGTCCCTGCTGAGTCCACTTACTTTAGGCTCTTTCTTGCCTTCCCTGCCCTTGGATAGTCTGTTCTCCACCCAGGGGATTATGATTATGTTGCTGGCAGCTTACGCTGGTGCTATGTGGATGTTCCTGAGTAGCGCACCTAAAGTTTATACTGTTATGGTATCGGATTTAGAAGTTGCCCGACAGTTATATGCAGGATTGCTAGATTTACCAGTAGCTGAAGTACCTTTGCACTACTATTACAACTACGAGCAAACCATTGGTGCAACAGGTATTGACCCGCTTTATATGTCCGCTAGTCCGAGTTGGTCTAACAGCACTATGAATAATGCTAATGACGGGCTGTGGTATCAACTCAAGAAAAATACACAATTACATATCATTACAGGTGCAAGTTTAGGCAAAAAAGATCAACATCGTCATGTTTGTTTTGATCATGATTGTCTAGAATTAATTTTAATGCGGGTAGAATTGCGAGGTTTGAAGTTCAAAATTCGCAACCAAAAGCCTTTGAATTTTTTAGTTAAGGATTATGACGGCAGGGTAATTGAAATGGCTGAAGTTGCTAATTAG
- a CDS encoding TIGR03643 family protein gives MKLPDLDTETIDRIIEMAWEDRTPFDVIEKQFGLLEKQVIALMRREMKSSSFQMWRERVTKRKTKHLEKREFIAGRFKSQNQKT, from the coding sequence ATGAAACTACCTGACTTAGATACTGAAACCATAGATCGGATCATCGAAATGGCCTGGGAAGATAGAACACCATTTGATGTCATAGAAAAACAGTTTGGACTTTTAGAAAAACAAGTAATTGCTCTCATGAGAAGAGAAATGAAATCATCCAGTTTCCAAATGTGGAGAGAAAGAGTTACCAAACGCAAAACTAAACATTTAGAAAAACGCGAATTTATTGCAGGTAGATTCAAATCTCAAAATCAAAAAACTTAA
- a CDS encoding GTP-binding protein has translation MNTIPEPIPNWEEELDNAIFTFDDIQAELNYKQAKTALRNLVNNIDLSSAEKSGLEAEIHDLETMLDKLESMVVQIAAFGMVGRGKSSLLNALVGQEVFITGPLHGVTRDAQTVNWSISEEALGTFKATLPSNGQSQVELIDTPGLDEVDGETRAALAEQIAKQADLILFVISGDMTKLEQVALSQLREIGKPIILVFNKVDQYPETDRITIYEKIRDDRVRELLSQDEIVMASASPLVKIAVQNSDGSRNIKLQKGKSQVEELKLKIIEILHREGKALVALNSMLYADNVNQQLVQRKLIIREENANQLIWKAVMTKALAIALNPVTVVDILSAVIIDISLILGLSKLYGIPMTEAGAVKLLQKIALSMGGIGASELLANLGLSGLKTLLGISATATAGMTIAPYLSIAITQAGVAGVSSYGIGQVTKAYLANGATWGPDGPKAVVSQILSTLNETSILNRIKDELLIKVKLRKKYEV, from the coding sequence ATGAATACTATCCCTGAACCTATCCCCAACTGGGAAGAAGAACTAGATAACGCCATTTTTACCTTTGATGATATTCAAGCCGAACTTAACTATAAACAAGCTAAAACTGCACTACGAAACTTAGTTAATAATATTGATCTTTCCTCTGCGGAAAAATCAGGTTTAGAAGCAGAAATTCACGATTTAGAAACCATGCTAGATAAACTAGAAAGCATGGTAGTCCAAATTGCTGCTTTTGGCATGGTAGGACGTGGTAAATCGTCTCTTCTGAATGCTTTAGTCGGTCAAGAAGTCTTTATTACCGGACCATTACATGGTGTGACTCGTGATGCTCAAACCGTCAATTGGAGTATTAGCGAAGAAGCTTTAGGAACTTTCAAAGCCACATTACCCAGCAATGGCCAATCCCAGGTCGAATTAATTGATACTCCTGGATTAGATGAAGTAGACGGTGAAACTCGCGCAGCTTTAGCTGAACAAATTGCCAAACAAGCAGATTTAATTCTTTTTGTAATTTCAGGAGATATGACCAAACTTGAACAAGTAGCTTTATCACAATTACGAGAAATTGGGAAACCGATAATTTTAGTATTTAATAAAGTTGATCAATATCCTGAAACTGACAGAATCACAATTTATGAAAAAATTCGAGATGATAGAGTGAGGGAATTACTTTCACAAGATGAAATTGTCATGGCTTCCGCTTCACCATTGGTCAAAATTGCCGTACAAAATTCTGATGGTTCTAGAAATATAAAATTGCAAAAAGGCAAATCTCAAGTTGAAGAATTGAAATTGAAAATTATAGAAATTCTCCACCGTGAAGGTAAAGCTTTAGTGGCTTTAAATAGTATGCTTTATGCTGATAATGTCAATCAGCAATTGGTACAGCGTAAATTAATCATTAGAGAAGAAAATGCTAATCAATTAATTTGGAAAGCAGTCATGACTAAAGCATTAGCGATCGCCCTCAATCCTGTTACAGTAGTTGATATATTAAGCGCTGTCATTATTGATATTTCCTTAATTTTAGGTTTATCTAAACTTTACGGTATTCCCATGACAGAAGCAGGTGCTGTTAAATTACTCCAAAAAATCGCCCTGAGTATGGGTGGTATTGGTGCTAGTGAACTATTAGCAAATTTGGGTTTAAGTGGCTTAAAAACCTTACTGGGTATCTCTGCAACCGCAACCGCCGGCATGACAATTGCCCCCTATTTATCCATAGCCATAACTCAAGCAGGAGTAGCTGGTGTATCTTCTTATGGAATTGGACAAGTTACTAAAGCTTATTTAGCAAATGGTGCCACTTGGGGACCAGATGGACCAAAAGCAGTAGTTAGTCAAATTCTATCAACTTTAAATGAGACTTCTATTTTGAATCGGATTAAAGATGAATTGCTGATTAAAGTTAAACTCAGAAAAAAATATGAAGTCTGA
- a CDS encoding SirB1 family protein — MTFSSARQYFYQEIQQPDEDINLAKAALYIAQEEYPDIDTEEYLNALDTMAMELEERLPSSRYPLRIIQSINQYLYEELGFDGNKIDYYDPRNSLFNDVIERKTGIPITLALVYMEIAKRIDFPMVGVGMPGHFLIRPDVEDIGIFVDAFNGGEVMFTQDCQERLSQIYHQSVMLKPEFLAVVSNRQFLARILTNLKYIYLQKQDLERSLGIVERILLLFPGTSSELRDRGLLYYQLGQFSQAAEDLQIYLIKVPDARDGDVIRQLLAKLN; from the coding sequence ATGACTTTCTCGTCAGCACGACAGTATTTTTACCAAGAGATTCAACAACCTGACGAGGATATCAATCTCGCAAAGGCAGCTTTGTATATTGCCCAGGAAGAATATCCAGATATTGACACTGAAGAATATTTAAATGCTCTTGATACAATGGCAATGGAGTTAGAGGAACGTTTGCCCTCTTCTCGCTATCCCCTGCGGATTATTCAAAGTATTAATCAGTATTTATACGAAGAATTGGGTTTTGATGGCAATAAAATTGATTATTATGATCCCCGCAATAGTTTGTTTAATGATGTCATTGAAAGAAAAACGGGTATTCCTATTACTTTGGCATTAGTTTATATGGAGATAGCAAAAAGGATTGATTTTCCCATGGTTGGTGTAGGAATGCCGGGACATTTCCTGATTCGTCCAGATGTGGAAGATATCGGAATTTTTGTGGATGCTTTTAATGGTGGTGAGGTGATGTTTACTCAAGACTGCCAAGAAAGACTTTCACAAATTTATCACCAATCAGTGATGCTAAAACCTGAATTTTTAGCCGTTGTGAGTAATCGGCAATTTTTGGCAAGGATATTGACAAATTTAAAATATATTTATCTTCAGAAACAAGATTTGGAAAGAAGTTTGGGAATAGTAGAACGGATTTTACTATTGTTTCCTGGAACAAGTTCGGAATTAAGAGATAGAGGTTTATTATATTATCAATTAGGACAGTTTTCTCAAGCTGCGGAAGATTTACAAATTTATTTAATTAAAGTTCCTGATGCTAGAGATGGAGATGTAATTCGTCAATTACTTGCTAAGTTGAATTAG
- a CDS encoding tetratricopeptide repeat protein, which translates to MKQRHLLSGNPINLANFPKLPVLTFYMVLFTCLLTTTGVKAIDITQQIHRPLNSSAGKSSRDVADRLLRKGRQQLSQGFPEKTLKLSLAALEIYHSLGDLKAQGSAYDLLANTYLKLRDTKNAEDAIRRQLAIARDNQDFQNQIFALNNLATLFLEKGENIAAEETLEDALVVARNIINIEGQGLSLSNLSLVAMRTGDYNKAVKIGEYALTFRRQIDDAIGEANTLNNLGDAYLAIGDYENTIGSYGSAMKLAKRSFERPNQLRAIDGLVTANTALGRYDLALELLKNRVILTDSIKNPAEDLKYLVVSGDIYEKMGNFNKAKDFYKQAISLAQKLEDSKQQSLLVYKINELKGR; encoded by the coding sequence ATGAAACAGCGGCATTTGTTATCAGGAAATCCGATTAATCTAGCCAATTTCCCAAAATTGCCAGTTTTGACTTTTTATATGGTACTATTCACCTGTTTATTGACTACTACAGGTGTAAAAGCAATTGATATTACCCAACAAATTCACCGTCCTTTAAATAGTTCTGCTGGTAAATCATCACGAGATGTAGCGGATAGATTACTCAGAAAAGGTAGACAGCAATTATCCCAAGGGTTTCCCGAAAAAACTCTAAAATTATCTTTAGCGGCCTTAGAAATTTATCACTCATTGGGTGATTTAAAAGCCCAAGGTTCAGCTTATGATTTACTAGCTAATACCTATCTGAAATTACGTGATACCAAAAACGCTGAAGATGCTATCCGGCGACAGTTAGCAATTGCCCGCGATAATCAAGATTTTCAAAATCAGATTTTTGCCCTAAATAATCTAGCTACCTTATTTCTAGAAAAAGGTGAAAATATTGCCGCCGAAGAAACTCTGGAAGATGCTTTAGTAGTTGCCCGGAATATTATTAACATTGAGGGACAGGGGTTATCTTTAAGTAATTTAAGCTTGGTTGCTATGAGAACAGGTGATTATAATAAAGCCGTCAAAATTGGTGAATATGCCTTGACTTTTCGCCGCCAAATTGATGATGCTATTGGTGAGGCTAATACCCTAAATAATCTTGGTGATGCTTATTTAGCTATCGGTGATTATGAAAATACTATTGGTAGTTATGGTTCGGCAATGAAGTTAGCTAAAAGAAGTTTTGAGCGTCCTAATCAATTACGAGCAATTGATGGTTTAGTCACAGCTAATACTGCATTAGGGCGTTATGATCTAGCTTTGGAACTATTGAAAAACCGGGTAATACTTACAGATTCTATTAAAAATCCCGCAGAAGATTTAAAATATTTAGTCGTCTCTGGAGATATTTATGAAAAAATGGGTAACTTTAACAAAGCCAAGGATTTCTATAAACAAGCTATTTCCTTGGCACAGAAATTAGAAGATAGTAAGCAACAAAGTTTATTAGTTTATAAAATTAATGAATTAAAAGGACGTTAA
- a CDS encoding ABC transporter ATP-binding protein has product MIRLEDISKLYGIGEIEVKALNNVNLVIEKGEYCAIMGPSGSGKSTAMNIIGCLDRPSTGDYYLDNLNVAQMSDTELAHIRNKKLGFVFQQFHLLNQLTALENVMLPMVYASVKPGERKERATAALIKVGLEKRLNNKPTQLSGGQQQRVAIARAIVNNPVVLLADEPTGALDSHTTQEVLDLFHELNSSGITVVIVTHESEVARQTKRIVWFRDGEVVHSHLTPNELHQVVIS; this is encoded by the coding sequence ATTATTCGTTTAGAGGATATTTCTAAACTTTATGGCATTGGAGAAATAGAAGTTAAAGCCCTTAATAATGTTAATTTGGTCATCGAAAAGGGTGAATATTGTGCGATAATGGGGCCTTCTGGTTCGGGAAAATCTACAGCCATGAATATTATCGGTTGTTTAGATCGTCCTAGTACCGGAGATTATTATTTAGATAATTTGAATGTTGCTCAAATGAGTGATACAGAATTGGCGCATATTCGCAATAAAAAACTAGGGTTTGTATTCCAGCAATTCCATTTATTAAATCAGTTAACAGCCCTAGAAAACGTCATGTTACCAATGGTGTATGCTAGTGTTAAACCTGGGGAAAGAAAAGAACGCGCTACAGCCGCATTAATCAAAGTCGGTTTAGAAAAACGCCTCAATAACAAACCTACCCAATTATCAGGGGGACAACAACAAAGAGTAGCGATCGCTCGCGCCATTGTCAATAACCCCGTTGTCCTGCTCGCAGACGAACCCACCGGCGCACTTGACTCTCATACTACCCAAGAAGTATTAGACTTGTTTCATGAACTTAATAGCAGTGGTATCACCGTGGTAATAGTTACCCATGAATCAGAGGTTGCGCGTCAAACCAAGCGCATTGTGTGGTTTCGTGATGGTGAAGTTGTTCATTCTCATCTTACTCCTAATGAATTACATCAAGTTGTCATATCCTAG